From one Streptomyces sp. SCSIO 30461 genomic stretch:
- a CDS encoding SCO5389 family protein, which produces MSLDVSPALLEQAERGEVDEAAFVDCVRTSLPFAWEMISSLVAQLKVDGGDFADNQTPPPDEQARGQLLRALASDAIRGALQRHFGVRLAFQNCHRVAVFPLDPSVDERLARFTSPRAQLLNQSPELRDC; this is translated from the coding sequence ATGTCGCTCGACGTCTCACCGGCGCTGTTGGAACAGGCCGAGCGAGGCGAGGTCGACGAAGCCGCCTTCGTCGACTGCGTCCGGACCTCCCTGCCCTTCGCATGGGAGATGATCAGCTCTCTGGTGGCTCAGCTGAAGGTGGACGGCGGCGACTTCGCCGACAACCAGACGCCGCCGCCGGACGAGCAGGCACGTGGTCAGCTGCTGCGCGCACTCGCGAGTGACGCCATCCGGGGGGCCCTTCAACGGCACTTCGGAGTACGGCTCGCATTCCAGAACTGCCACCGCGTCGCGGTATTCCCGCTGGACCCCTCGGTGGACGAGCGGCTCGCCCGCTTCACCTCCCCCCGGGCCCAGCTGCTCAACCAGTCGCCCGAACTGCGCGACTGCTGA
- a CDS encoding LLM class flavin-dependent oxidoreductase has translation MRVGAFVLGAQFPGQGQGEALHRAVRSAEVAEAAGLDSVWLAEHHFVPYGVCPSAVTLAALLLGRTERIRVGTAVSVLPTVHPVALGEQAALLHLTSGGRFSLGVGRGGPWVDLEVFGSGLGAYEQGFPESLDLLLRWLREPRVSADGERFAFREVPVVPRPDELLDADGGSAEGPEVVVACTSPASVRLAAERGLPMLLGMHCGDEDKADMVALWRRHARAAGHTPEHIARAGHVSAGVAQIADTRAEAEEILMKAMPGWLKKGLDAHVTVDGRQRSMRDPVAYTELLCGLHAVGTPKLAADRLAATSERTGISRFALLVEGSGDLATTEENVRRLSAEVLPLLG, from the coding sequence ATGCGCGTTGGAGCATTTGTACTGGGGGCCCAGTTCCCGGGCCAGGGACAGGGGGAGGCACTGCACCGGGCGGTGCGGTCGGCCGAGGTCGCGGAGGCGGCCGGACTTGACTCGGTGTGGCTGGCCGAGCACCACTTCGTGCCGTACGGGGTGTGCCCGTCGGCGGTGACCCTCGCCGCACTGCTGCTGGGGCGCACCGAGCGGATCAGGGTGGGCACTGCGGTGAGTGTGCTGCCGACCGTCCATCCGGTGGCTCTCGGCGAGCAGGCCGCGCTGCTGCACCTCACCTCCGGGGGGCGCTTCTCACTGGGGGTGGGGCGGGGCGGGCCCTGGGTCGACCTCGAGGTGTTCGGGTCCGGACTCGGTGCGTACGAGCAGGGCTTCCCGGAGTCCCTGGACCTGCTGCTGCGCTGGCTGCGCGAGCCTCGGGTGTCCGCCGACGGCGAGCGGTTCGCCTTCCGCGAGGTTCCCGTCGTCCCGCGTCCCGACGAGCTGCTGGACGCCGACGGCGGCAGCGCCGAGGGGCCCGAGGTCGTCGTCGCCTGTACGTCCCCGGCCAGCGTCCGGCTCGCCGCCGAGCGCGGACTGCCCATGCTCCTCGGGATGCACTGCGGCGACGAGGACAAGGCGGACATGGTGGCACTGTGGCGCAGGCACGCGCGCGCCGCCGGGCACACGCCGGAACACATCGCGCGCGCCGGGCATGTGTCGGCCGGGGTGGCGCAGATCGCCGACACCCGGGCAGAGGCGGAGGAGATCCTGATGAAGGCCATGCCGGGATGGCTGAAGAAGGGTCTCGACGCCCATGTCACGGTGGACGGGCGGCAGCGTTCCATGCGGGACCCCGTGGCGTACACGGAACTCCTCTGCGGGCTGCACGCCGTGGGCACCCCGAAGCTGGCCGCCGACCGGCTGGCGGCGACCTCGGAGCGCACAGGCATCAGCCGCTTCGCCCTCCTCGTCGAGGGATCCGGGGATCTGGCCACGACAGAGGAGAACGTGCGCCGACTGAGCGCGGAGGTGCTCCCGCTGCTGGGCTGA
- a CDS encoding ATP/GTP-binding protein: MSPRRNRPRGGEKPIDHAGDAGTRYGGMQQTESWQGEDWWVRHVAGASSVGKRYRCPGCDQEIPSGVPHVVAWPELGGVDDRRHWHKACWNAKDRRTARVHRPRNAPRY; encoded by the coding sequence GTGTCTCCGCGCCGCAACCGCCCCCGTGGCGGCGAGAAGCCGATCGACCACGCAGGTGACGCAGGCACCCGCTACGGCGGGATGCAGCAGACCGAGAGCTGGCAGGGCGAGGACTGGTGGGTGCGCCATGTCGCAGGGGCGAGCTCGGTGGGCAAGCGCTACCGCTGCCCCGGGTGCGACCAGGAGATTCCCTCGGGGGTGCCGCACGTGGTGGCCTGGCCTGAACTCGGGGGAGTGGACGACCGCCGCCACTGGCACAAGGCGTGCTGGAACGCGAAGGACCGGCGCACCGCGCGGGTGCACCGGCCCCGTAACGCTCCCCGGTACTGA
- a CDS encoding ABC transporter permease subunit, translated as MTAPYHQQGASYASPIPVRKAHLGDAIASEWTKIRSVRSTMWTLGVMIMLIIGSALSIGALAANAGSEGGVEQEASALGFGFFGVLLGSLCVITLGVLTIASEFGTGMIRTTLTACPSRERVLAAKAIVFSALVFVITSLTSFFAGLILMGLVSAPPADAGEWLRSTVGVGAFVALLGLLGLALGTIIRHSAGAITVMVGVMLLPLVAAMFMISKQLEDLQNWLLHYSIPSQIVALYGDIGPGGPQGWDSLWIMLGVTGVALAGAFASLHNRDA; from the coding sequence ATGACCGCCCCCTATCACCAGCAGGGCGCCTCCTACGCCTCACCCATTCCGGTACGCAAGGCCCACCTGGGTGACGCCATCGCCTCCGAGTGGACCAAGATCCGCTCCGTGCGCTCCACGATGTGGACCCTCGGCGTGATGATCATGCTGATCATCGGCTCGGCACTGTCGATCGGCGCACTCGCGGCGAATGCCGGCAGCGAGGGCGGCGTGGAGCAGGAGGCTTCGGCTCTGGGATTCGGCTTCTTCGGTGTGCTGCTGGGCTCGCTCTGCGTCATCACCCTGGGCGTGCTCACCATCGCGTCCGAATTCGGTACGGGCATGATCCGTACGACCCTGACGGCCTGCCCCAGCAGGGAACGGGTGCTGGCCGCCAAGGCGATCGTGTTCTCCGCCCTGGTTTTCGTGATCACGTCCCTGACCTCGTTTTTCGCCGGGCTGATCCTGATGGGGCTGGTGAGCGCCCCGCCCGCGGACGCCGGTGAGTGGCTGCGCTCGACGGTCGGCGTCGGGGCGTTCGTCGCACTTCTCGGGCTGCTCGGACTGGCCCTGGGGACGATCATCCGCCACTCGGCCGGCGCGATCACCGTGATGGTCGGCGTGATGCTGCTGCCGTTGGTCGCGGCGATGTTCATGATCTCCAAGCAGCTGGAAGACCTCCAGAACTGGCTGCTGCACTACTCGATCCCAAGCCAGATCGTGGCGCTCTACGGGGACATCGGACCCGGCGGCCCCCAGGGCTGGGACTCGCTGTGGATCATGCTCGGGGTGACCGGCGTCGCCCTGGCGGGAGCCTTCGCCAGCCTGCACAACCGCGACGCGTAG
- a CDS encoding ABC transporter ATP-binding protein, translated as MIEAIGLTKRYGAKTAVHNLSFQVRPGAVTGFLGPNGSGKSTTMRMIVGLDKPTSGQITIGGHPFRQLPNAPRLVGALLDAKAVHGGRSARNHLLSLAQLAGIPARRVDEVLGVVGLQHVAKRRSGEFSLGMGQRLGIAAALLGDPQVLLFDEPVNGLDPEGILWVRNLMKALAAEGRTVFVSSHLMSEMALTADHLIVIGRGQLLADMSIKDFIAANSAGFARVRTPDAEPQQREKLTAVLSEAGAQVMPEKDGALRVMGLPLPAISDLAHGADVRLWELSPHQASLEEAYMRMTQSAVDYRSTDDQKAGLMQLPPPGHVPGLEPVVVPEVPQQGWYAPPPPGQNPYLAQPPAQGAPAAAAPVSAAAAPAAPQAPAPASTPNQPEDSR; from the coding sequence ATGATCGAGGCGATCGGCCTGACGAAGCGCTATGGCGCCAAGACGGCCGTACACAACCTGTCCTTTCAGGTGCGGCCCGGCGCCGTCACCGGTTTCCTCGGCCCCAACGGCTCAGGCAAGTCCACGACTATGCGCATGATCGTCGGTCTGGACAAGCCGACTTCCGGCCAGATCACCATCGGCGGCCACCCTTTCCGGCAGCTGCCGAACGCGCCCCGGCTGGTCGGGGCGCTGCTGGACGCCAAGGCGGTACACGGGGGCCGGAGCGCGCGAAACCATCTGCTGTCGCTCGCCCAGTTGGCCGGGATCCCGGCCCGCCGGGTGGACGAGGTGCTCGGTGTCGTCGGCCTCCAGCATGTCGCCAAGCGGCGCTCCGGTGAGTTCTCGCTGGGCATGGGGCAGCGACTCGGCATCGCCGCAGCTCTGCTCGGCGATCCCCAGGTGCTGCTCTTCGACGAGCCTGTCAACGGTCTGGACCCCGAGGGCATCCTGTGGGTCCGGAATCTGATGAAGGCACTGGCGGCCGAGGGGCGTACGGTCTTCGTCTCCTCGCACCTGATGAGCGAGATGGCGCTCACGGCCGACCATCTGATCGTGATCGGACGCGGTCAGCTGCTCGCGGACATGAGCATCAAGGACTTCATCGCGGCCAATTCGGCCGGCTTCGCCCGGGTGCGCACGCCCGACGCCGAACCGCAGCAGCGGGAGAAGCTGACGGCCGTGCTCAGCGAGGCCGGGGCGCAGGTCATGCCGGAGAAGGACGGCGCGCTGCGGGTGATGGGGCTGCCGCTGCCCGCGATCAGCGATCTGGCACACGGCGCGGACGTCCGGCTGTGGGAGCTGTCGCCGCACCAGGCCTCGCTGGAGGAGGCGTATATGCGGATGACGCAGAGCGCTGTGGACTACCGCTCGACGGACGACCAGAAGGCCGGGCTGATGCAGCTTCCGCCGCCCGGTCATGTCCCGGGTCTGGAGCCCGTTGTGGTCCCGGAGGTGCCGCAGCAGGGTTGGTACGCCCCGCCGCCGCCCGGACAGAATCCGTATCTGGCCCAGCCACCGGCTCAGGGCGCCCCAGCTGCCGCGGCGCCGGTCAGCGCGGCAGCGGCACCAGCCGCACCGCAGGCCCCCGCGCCCGCCTCCACCCCGAACCAGCCCGAGGACTCCCGATGA
- a CDS encoding ABC transporter permease, giving the protein MAAATAVLQSEWTKIRTVASTSWTLVSAFAVTVALSAGLCALMAANMESMPAAEQTAFDPTQVSFSGMLLGQLAMVAFGVLVVSTEYSSGMIRTSLAAVPQRATFLFSKIAVAGGLALVVGMATSFLTFWLGQALLGEHGTSLGEENVLRAVVGAGLYMTLMALFSMGVAAMLRSSVLSLVILMLFFFLLSGILSLVPYAKDVAQYFPDRAGSKIMQVIPDAMGSDPAPYGPWGGFGIMALWVVAALLGGYAVLKTRDA; this is encoded by the coding sequence ATGGCAGCGGCAACCGCCGTCCTCCAGTCCGAGTGGACCAAGATCCGCACGGTGGCCTCCACCAGCTGGACCCTGGTGAGCGCGTTCGCGGTGACGGTCGCCCTGAGCGCCGGGCTCTGCGCACTGATGGCCGCGAACATGGAGAGCATGCCCGCGGCCGAGCAGACCGCCTTCGACCCGACGCAGGTCAGTTTCTCCGGGATGCTGCTCGGGCAGCTGGCGATGGTCGCCTTCGGCGTGCTGGTCGTGAGCACCGAGTACAGCTCGGGGATGATCCGCACCTCGCTTGCGGCCGTACCGCAGCGCGCCACCTTCCTGTTCAGCAAGATCGCCGTGGCGGGCGGGCTGGCCCTGGTGGTGGGCATGGCGACCAGCTTCCTCACCTTCTGGCTCGGGCAGGCACTGCTGGGTGAGCACGGCACCAGCCTCGGTGAGGAGAACGTGCTGCGGGCGGTGGTCGGCGCCGGGCTCTACATGACCCTGATGGCGCTCTTCTCGATGGGCGTGGCGGCGATGCTGCGCAGCTCGGTGCTCTCGCTCGTCATCCTGATGCTCTTCTTCTTCCTGCTCTCCGGCATCCTGTCGCTGGTTCCGTACGCGAAGGACGTGGCCCAGTACTTCCCCGACCGGGCCGGTTCCAAGATCATGCAGGTCATTCCGGACGCGATGGGCAGCGATCCGGCGCCATACGGGCCCTGGGGCGGTTTCGGCATCATGGCGCTGTGGGTGGTGGCGGCGCTGCTCGGTGGTTACGCGGTGCTGAAGACACGCGACGCGTGA
- a CDS encoding ATP-binding cassette domain-containing protein yields the protein MIELEGLTKRFGAKVAVDHLSFQVRPGVVTGFLGPNGAGKSTTMRMMLDLDNPTSGTVRIDGKHYRDLQEPLKYIGALLDAKAMHGGRTAYNNLLCLAQSNRIPSSRVSEVLDLVGLTAVAKKKSKGFSLGMGQRLGIASALLGDPRVLLFDEPVNGLDPEGIHWIRNLMKLLASEGRTIFVSSHLMSEMALTAEHLIVIGQGKLLADMSMADFIQQNSRSFVRLRSPEQERLRDVLHGQGLSAIETGNGTLEIDGAAIEKIGELAAEHRIVLHELSAQRASLEEAFMQMTASAVEYHAQPTATGTGAPQWAPRDKGA from the coding sequence ATGATCGAGCTAGAGGGTCTCACCAAGCGCTTCGGCGCCAAGGTCGCCGTCGACCACCTCTCGTTCCAGGTCCGTCCGGGAGTCGTCACCGGCTTCCTCGGGCCCAACGGGGCGGGCAAGTCCACGACGATGCGCATGATGCTGGATCTGGACAACCCCACCAGCGGGACGGTCCGGATCGACGGCAAGCACTACCGGGACCTTCAGGAACCGCTCAAGTACATCGGCGCGCTGCTGGACGCCAAGGCGATGCACGGCGGACGCACCGCGTACAACAATCTGCTGTGCCTCGCCCAGTCGAACCGGATCCCGAGCAGCCGGGTGTCCGAGGTGCTCGATCTGGTCGGTCTGACCGCGGTCGCCAAGAAGAAGTCCAAAGGCTTCTCCCTGGGTATGGGGCAGCGGCTGGGAATCGCCTCCGCACTGCTCGGGGATCCCCGGGTGCTGCTCTTCGACGAGCCCGTCAATGGCCTGGATCCCGAGGGAATCCACTGGATCCGCAATCTGATGAAGCTGCTGGCGTCCGAGGGCCGGACGATCTTCGTCTCCTCGCATCTGATGAGCGAAATGGCTCTCACCGCGGAGCATCTGATCGTCATCGGACAGGGCAAGCTTCTCGCCGACATGTCGATGGCCGATTTCATCCAGCAGAACTCCCGGAGTTTTGTGCGGCTGCGCTCCCCCGAACAGGAGCGGTTGCGGGACGTGCTCCACGGACAGGGCCTCAGCGCGATCGAGACGGGCAACGGCACGCTGGAGATCGACGGCGCCGCCATCGAGAAGATCGGTGAGCTGGCCGCTGAGCACCGCATCGTGCTGCATGAGCTGAGCGCCCAGCGGGCTTCGCTGGAAGAGGCGTTCATGCAGATGACGGCGAGCGCCGTGGAATACCACGCGCAGCCGACCGCAACGGGAACCGGCGCCCCGCAGTGGGCCCCGCGCGACAAGGGAGCCTGA
- a CDS encoding cellulose-binding protein translates to MSDTSSPFGFELVRRGYDRGQVDDRITKLVADRDSALARITSLEKRIEELHLETQNAQTQVNDAEPSYAGLGARVEKILRLAEEEAKDLREEARRASEQHRELAESAAQQVRNDAEAFASDRKQKAEDEGVRIVEKAQSEANSLRADAQKDAQSKREEADALFEETRAKAAQAAADFETNLAKRREQSERDLASRQAKAEKRLAEIEHRAEQLRLEAEKLRTDAERRARQTVETAQRQAEDIVADANAKADRIRSESERELAALTNRRDSINAQLTNVREMLATLTGAAVAATGAPDDEPVSRGVPAQQTR, encoded by the coding sequence ATGAGCGACACTTCCTCCCCCTTCGGCTTCGAGCTCGTGCGGCGTGGGTACGACCGCGGTCAGGTGGATGACCGCATTACCAAACTCGTCGCCGACCGTGACAGCGCTCTCGCGCGGATCACGTCTCTGGAAAAGCGCATCGAGGAGCTGCACCTCGAAACGCAGAATGCACAGACCCAGGTCAACGACGCGGAGCCGTCGTACGCAGGGCTCGGGGCGCGCGTCGAGAAGATCCTCCGGCTGGCCGAGGAGGAGGCGAAGGACCTGCGCGAGGAGGCCCGTCGCGCCTCCGAGCAGCACCGCGAGCTCGCCGAGTCGGCCGCCCAGCAGGTGCGCAACGACGCGGAGGCGTTCGCCTCCGACCGCAAGCAGAAGGCCGAGGACGAGGGCGTACGGATCGTCGAGAAGGCCCAGAGCGAGGCCAACTCGCTGCGCGCCGACGCCCAGAAGGACGCGCAGTCCAAGCGCGAGGAGGCGGACGCGCTCTTCGAGGAGACCCGCGCGAAGGCCGCGCAGGCCGCCGCGGACTTCGAGACGAACCTCGCGAAGCGCCGTGAGCAGTCCGAGCGGGACCTGGCCTCGCGTCAGGCGAAGGCGGAGAAGCGCCTCGCCGAGATCGAGCACCGCGCCGAGCAGTTGCGTCTGGAGGCGGAGAAGCTGCGTACGGACGCCGAGCGCCGGGCCCGCCAGACGGTGGAGACCGCGCAGCGGCAGGCCGAGGACATCGTGGCGGACGCGAACGCGAAGGCGGACCGTATCCGCAGCGAATCGGAGCGCGAGCTGGCGGCACTGACGAACCGTCGCGACTCCATCAACGCGCAGCTGACCAACGTCCGCGAGATGCTGGCGACGCTGACCGGTGCGGCGGTCGCGGCGACCGGTGCGCCGGACGACGAGCCGGTCTCACGCGGCGTTCCGGCTCAGCAGACGCGCTGA
- the scy gene encoding polarized growth protein Scy, which yields MRGYERQESHRADDDHLSRFEAEMDRLRTEREKAVQHAEDLGYQVEVLRAKLHEARRTLATRPAYDSADMGYQAEQLLRNAQIQADQLRSDAERELREARAQTQRILQEHAEHQARLQAELHAEANQRRQRLDQELAERRQTVEAHVNENVAWAEQLRARSEAQARRLLDESRAEAEQKLAAARTEATRVAEESRQRMSSQAESARGEAEAILLRARKDAERLLNAASTQAQEATSHAERLRTSSAAESDQVRQQATELGRAAEQRMQEAEEKLREARAEAERLVAEAKESAAKALAGAESASEQRTRTAKSEVARLVAQATKEAETLKGEAEQALADARAEAEKVLAEAGEKARTVAAEDSAAQLAKAARTAEEVLNKASEEAKATTRKASEEAERIRREAESEADRLRSEAHDTVEELKGAAKDDTKEYRAKTVELQEEARRLRGEAEQLRSESVAEGEQIRSEARRDAVQQIEEAARSAEELLTKAKADADELRSGATSDSERVRTEAIERATTLRRQAEETLERTRAEADRLRTEAEEQADEMKAAAERAAAEVREEAARAAVTRRREADEELTRLHSEAQTRAEAAEQALSEARVEAEQLRRETAEETERLRAEAAERIRTLQEQAEQEAERLRTEAASDASASRAEGESVAVRLRTEAVTEAERLSSEAQETADRLRTEAAAAAERVGQEATEALAAAQEEASRRRREAEEILSGARSEADQERELAREQSEELLAAARKRVEEAQAEAQRLVEDADRRATEMVTAAEQTAQQVRDSVSGLQEQAEQEIAGLRSVAEHSAERTRTEAQEEADRVRADAYAERERAAEDAGRVRARAAEEAEAAKALAERTMADAIAESDRLRADTSEYVQRMRTEASDAVASAEQDASRTRADAREDANRIRSEAAAQADRLIGEASNEADRLTTEAAELLSVTEEDAARLRTEAEQAKAEGEAMAEELRAAARADGEQVLDEARKAADRRRADAAEQADQLVAEATAEADRIRAEAVETVGSAQQAADRIRAEAKQLHAEAESAAEQLRTKAEEEADRVLDEARRDAAKRRSDAAGQADQLIGKAQEEALRATTEAEEQADTMVGAARKEADRLVAAARVEGNGLVEKARTDADELLVGARRDSTAIRERAEELRTRVEGEVEELHERARREAAEQLKSAGERADQLVKAATEQQDEAAAKAKELISEANSEAGKVRIAAVKKAEALLKEAEQKKAELTREAEAVKAEADREADRLVADGKRELDVLVRRREDIQAEITRVQDVLEALESFEAPAGGKGGAGKASPGGSGGAVKAGASAGGTRANGKPSES from the coding sequence GAGATGGACCGGCTGCGGACGGAGCGGGAGAAGGCCGTCCAGCACGCCGAGGACCTCGGGTACCAGGTCGAGGTGCTGCGTGCGAAGCTGCACGAGGCGCGCCGTACGCTCGCGACGCGTCCCGCGTACGACAGCGCGGACATGGGCTACCAGGCCGAGCAGCTGCTCCGCAACGCCCAGATCCAGGCCGACCAGCTGCGCTCGGACGCCGAGCGGGAGCTGAGGGAGGCCCGGGCGCAGACCCAGCGCATCCTCCAGGAGCATGCCGAGCACCAGGCGCGCCTCCAGGCCGAGCTGCACGCCGAGGCCAACCAGCGCCGCCAGCGCCTCGACCAGGAGCTGGCCGAGCGCCGCCAGACCGTCGAAGCCCATGTCAACGAGAACGTGGCATGGGCCGAGCAGCTGCGTGCCCGCAGCGAGGCCCAGGCCCGCCGGCTGCTCGACGAGTCCCGTGCCGAGGCCGAGCAGAAGCTGGCCGCCGCACGCACCGAGGCGACCCGGGTCGCCGAGGAGAGCCGCCAGCGGATGTCGTCCCAGGCGGAGTCGGCTCGCGGCGAGGCCGAGGCGATCCTGCTGCGGGCACGCAAGGACGCCGAGCGGCTGCTGAACGCCGCCTCGACCCAGGCGCAGGAGGCCACCAGCCACGCGGAGCGACTGCGTACGTCCAGCGCGGCCGAGTCCGACCAGGTCCGCCAGCAGGCCACTGAACTCGGCCGGGCCGCCGAACAGCGGATGCAGGAGGCCGAGGAGAAGCTTCGCGAGGCGCGCGCCGAGGCCGAGAGGCTCGTCGCGGAGGCCAAGGAGTCGGCGGCCAAGGCGCTGGCGGGCGCCGAGTCGGCCAGCGAGCAGCGGACCCGTACCGCGAAATCGGAGGTCGCCCGGCTGGTGGCCCAGGCCACCAAGGAGGCCGAGACTCTCAAGGGCGAAGCCGAGCAGGCGCTCGCGGACGCCCGCGCCGAGGCGGAGAAGGTCCTCGCGGAGGCCGGCGAAAAGGCACGTACCGTCGCCGCCGAGGACTCCGCGGCCCAGCTCGCGAAGGCCGCCCGTACCGCGGAGGAGGTCCTGAACAAGGCCTCCGAGGAAGCCAAGGCGACCACCCGGAAGGCCTCGGAGGAAGCCGAGCGGATCCGCAGGGAAGCCGAGTCGGAGGCCGACCGGCTGCGCTCCGAGGCCCATGACACGGTCGAGGAGCTCAAGGGTGCCGCCAAGGACGACACCAAGGAGTACCGCGCCAAGACGGTCGAGCTCCAGGAGGAGGCACGGCGGCTGCGCGGTGAGGCGGAGCAGCTGCGGTCGGAGTCGGTCGCCGAGGGCGAGCAGATCCGCAGCGAGGCACGCCGCGACGCCGTTCAGCAGATCGAGGAAGCGGCCAGGTCCGCCGAGGAGCTGCTGACGAAGGCGAAGGCGGACGCGGACGAGTTGCGCTCGGGGGCGACCTCCGACAGCGAGCGGGTCCGTACCGAGGCCATCGAGCGCGCCACCACCCTGCGCCGGCAGGCGGAGGAGACGCTGGAACGCACCCGCGCGGAGGCGGACCGCCTGCGCACGGAGGCCGAAGAGCAGGCCGACGAGATGAAGGCCGCCGCCGAGCGGGCCGCCGCCGAGGTCCGCGAGGAGGCGGCCCGCGCCGCCGTCACGCGCCGCCGGGAGGCGGACGAGGAGCTGACCCGGCTGCACTCCGAGGCGCAGACCCGCGCCGAGGCCGCCGAGCAGGCGCTTTCCGAGGCCCGGGTGGAGGCGGAGCAGCTGCGCCGGGAGACCGCGGAGGAGACGGAGCGGCTGCGTGCCGAGGCCGCCGAGCGGATCCGCACCCTCCAGGAGCAGGCCGAGCAGGAGGCCGAACGGCTGCGCACCGAGGCCGCGTCCGACGCGTCCGCCTCGCGCGCCGAAGGCGAGTCGGTGGCGGTGCGGCTGCGCACCGAGGCCGTCACCGAGGCCGAGCGGCTGTCGTCGGAGGCGCAGGAGACAGCCGACCGGCTGCGCACCGAGGCGGCTGCCGCCGCCGAGCGGGTCGGCCAGGAGGCCACGGAGGCGCTGGCCGCCGCGCAGGAGGAGGCCTCCCGGCGCCGCCGGGAGGCCGAGGAGATCCTCAGCGGTGCCCGCTCGGAGGCCGACCAGGAGCGGGAGCTGGCTCGCGAGCAGAGCGAGGAACTGCTCGCCGCCGCCCGCAAGCGGGTCGAGGAGGCGCAGGCCGAGGCGCAGCGGCTGGTAGAGGACGCGGACCGGCGGGCCACCGAGATGGTCACGGCAGCCGAGCAGACCGCGCAGCAGGTGCGGGATTCCGTGTCCGGGCTGCAGGAGCAGGCCGAGCAGGAGATCGCCGGGCTGCGCAGCGTCGCCGAGCACTCTGCCGAACGTACGAGGACCGAGGCGCAGGAGGAGGCCGACCGGGTCCGAGCGGACGCGTACGCGGAGCGGGAGCGTGCCGCCGAGGACGCGGGGCGGGTCCGTGCCCGCGCCGCCGAGGAGGCGGAGGCCGCCAAGGCGCTCGCCGAGCGGACCATGGCCGACGCGATCGCGGAGAGCGACCGGCTGCGCGCGGACACGTCCGAGTACGTCCAGCGGATGCGTACGGAGGCGTCGGACGCGGTGGCCTCGGCCGAGCAGGACGCCTCGCGTACCCGCGCGGACGCCCGTGAGGACGCCAACCGCATCCGTTCCGAGGCCGCGGCCCAGGCGGACCGGCTGATCGGCGAGGCCTCGAACGAGGCCGACCGGCTCACCACCGAGGCCGCCGAACTGCTGTCGGTCACCGAGGAGGACGCGGCACGGCTGCGCACCGAGGCGGAACAGGCCAAGGCCGAGGGCGAAGCCATGGCCGAGGAGCTGCGCGCCGCGGCCCGGGCGGACGGTGAGCAGGTGCTGGACGAGGCCCGCAAGGCCGCGGACAGGCGCCGCGCCGACGCGGCCGAGCAGGCGGACCAACTGGTCGCCGAGGCGACCGCGGAGGCTGACCGGATCAGGGCCGAGGCCGTGGAGACCGTGGGCTCCGCCCAGCAGGCCGCCGACCGTATCCGAGCCGAGGCCAAGCAACTGCACGCGGAGGCCGAGAGCGCGGCCGAGCAGCTGCGTACGAAGGCCGAAGAGGAGGCGGACCGCGTCCTGGACGAGGCGCGCCGCGACGCGGCGAAGCGGCGCTCGGACGCCGCCGGGCAGGCCGACCAGCTCATCGGCAAGGCGCAGGAGGAGGCGCTGCGCGCCACCACCGAGGCCGAGGAGCAGGCAGACACCATGGTGGGCGCCGCCCGCAAGGAGGCCGACCGACTGGTGGCCGCGGCCAGGGTCGAGGGCAACGGCCTGGTGGAGAAGGCCCGTACGGACGCCGACGAGCTGCTCGTGGGCGCCCGCAGGGACTCGACCGCCATCAGGGAGCGCGCGGAGGAGCTGCGCACCCGGGTCGAGGGCGAGGTCGAGGAGCTGCACGAGCGGGCCCGAAGGGAGGCCGCCGAGCAGCTGAAGTCCGCCGGCGAGCGGGCGGACCAGCTGGTCAAGGCGGCGACCGAGCAGCAGGATGAGGCCGCGGCGAAGGCCAAGGAGTTGATCTCGGAGGCCAATTCGGAGGCCGGCAAGGTGCGGATCGCCGCGGTGAAGAAGGCCGAGGCGTTGCTGAAGGAAGCCGAGCAGAAGAAGGCCGAGCTGACCCGGGAGGCCGAGGCCGTCAAGGCGGAGGCGGACCGGGAGGCCGACCGGTTGGTCGCGGACGGCAAGCGGGAGCTCGACGTCCTGGTGCGTCGGCGGGAAGACATCCAGGCGGAGATCACCCGGGTGCAGGACGTGCTGGAGGCGCTGGAGTCGTTCGAGGCGCCCGCTGGTGGCAAGGGCGGTGCGGGGAAGGCCTCCCCTGGCGGATCCGGCGGCGCCGTGAAGGCGGGTGCGTCGGCCGGGGGCACGCGTGCGAACGGCAAGCCGTCCGAGAGTTGA